A genomic window from Vitis riparia cultivar Riparia Gloire de Montpellier isolate 1030 chromosome 18, EGFV_Vit.rip_1.0, whole genome shotgun sequence includes:
- the LOC117905579 gene encoding putative invertase inhibitor, which translates to MKYPKPLIYPYLCLLSLFFYSSPPSDLVHQACQKLAHTDPKLNYDFCVTSLESDPKSPTVSLEELGAISVMQTISNATYLQSYIFNLLEDIKFDPYSKACLKDCLELYSDAIDTLRVALDHFKTKHYSDAKQGFSSAMDASDTCEEGFMEKKGEASPLTKEDYKGLRTRVKYG; encoded by the coding sequence atgaagtacCCAAAGCCTTTAATCTACCCATATCTTTGTCTTCTCTCATTATTCTTCTATTCTTCACCACCCTCTGATCTCGTCCATCAAGCCTGCCAGAAACTTGCACACACTGATCCAAAATTGAACTACGACTTCTGCGTCACCAGCCTCGAATCTGATCCCAAGAGCCCAACAGTGAGCCTCGAGGAACTTGGAGCCATCTCTGTTATGCAAACCATATCCAATGCAACCTACTTGCAGTCCTATATTTTCAACCTCTTGGAGGACATAAAGTTTGATCCATACTCCAAGGCTTGCCTTAAAGATTGCTTGGAGCTTTACTCGGATGCTATCGATACATTAAGGGTTGCGCTTGATCATTTTAAGACCAAACACTACTCTGATGCTAAGCAAGGGTTCAGCTCTGCCATGGATGCTTCAGATACTTGTGAGGAGGGCTTCATGGAGAAGAAGGGTGAAGCATCTCCATTGACGAAGGAGGATTATAAAGGTTTGAGAACCCGTGTAAAATATGGTTGA